TATCACATGTTGAGTGAACATGTGGTCTATACGCCGCCGGTGATTAAAGAACAAAACCAACCAACACGCGCAATGACCGTTGAAGCCGCAATCCAATTTGCGAAACAGCACGGCTTTAGGGTAACTGCTTGAGGGAGGTCAAATTCTGAGGTTTACCCACCTTTATTTAAGTTGGCCTTTTTTCAATTAATTAGGTTGACTGCTAATATCTGTTTTTTTCAAACTTAAAATCTAGAGCGCAAACCGATATTACTGAACACCGCAAGAGAATAAAAACGAACACGAATTTTATCACCAATATCAGGCATTACGCAAGTATATTTATTCAACATGAGCAGAAGAAGACGATAAACTCGATGCTAAGTAATCATGACAACTAAAGACTGTAAATATAAAATAAATTAATTGTTATTTAAAGCATATTATGTATTCACGGCATTCATTTGAACGCCGTGGTTTTTACTATAAACCAGACTTAATTGTCCAGTTTGAACCTGCTTTTTCTAAAATAAGAGAGTACTGTGAATATTGGGTCATATCGGTTTCACTATCGAGGAACTTGACGGTCGCGTCAACTCGAATGTTGTCGCCTTGACGATGGAAGGTGGGATTGACCAGTTCCGCAAAACGGTAGTCTTTATTTAGTGGTTTTGTCCCTCCATCGACATAATATTTCAGTTCATTGGTGGTGCCGCTAGGATAAAGGGTGAAGAAAGTCGTTAGAAATTTAGTGATGCTACTGGTGGTTTCGGCATCAATTGAACTATCTGTTTGAAGCTGTTTTTCTGTTGCTTTGGCCTTAGACGGAGCTGCCGCAATCGTTGGATTAGTCACAATCACCATGTCACCATCTTTATTTTTCATAACATTCAATGAGTAGGTGGACTCGATTGCTTTTGCGGCGTCTTCTTTTTGACTGTTTTTGATCTGCTGATTAACGGTGAATAAGACTTCATTGACTTGATTCTTTTTAGCCTCAACTTTCCAAATTCGAATATCAGACACAGTGGAAGTTGTCGGAATATCTGAACGCAAAGCATCGGCATTCAGGGTCACCAATCCATTTAACATAAATTTACTAAGATCTTTTTGTCGGTTTTCTAATTTTTCCTGGTTAGGTTCCCATGTGTAATAGACTTTGGCAAAGTCGGTGATGAATGCTTCAATCGCGTTGGTATCAGTCAACTTAACTTTCACTACTTCACGTTCATGGACTGTGTGTTTATTGATGGCAGTGAAATTCTTGTACACGCCAAAACTCACACTAGCGATCAAGATCAACCAACAGAACCAAGTAGTTTTTCGCCGGATGCCAACGCGAGGTTGTTTTAACTTGCGGGTTTTTTTTTCTTTCATCGGTTTTGGTTGGCGCTTTGGTGGTCGTTGTCGTTTGACTTTTTTACGCGGCCGCTTGGGACGGGCTTTCTTATGTGAAGCGATCTGATGCTTGGCTGGACGTTCGTTGTATTCATACTGTAGATCGTGTTCACTTTCTCGATCATAGGATGACCGTGGTTCACGTTGTTGTTCAAAGTCGTGGGGTGGGTAACGCTCATCGCGATAATCATCTGGTGGTCGGCGATAGTTGCGTTCGTCCCGTTCCTGTATTCGCTGCGGTGGTCGATCCTCATAATCTTCATGATACTGTGGTCGCGGGCGTTCCGCATAGCGATGATCACGGGGATCTTCGTAGTCGTCGTACTCATAGTCGTAGTCTTCATAATCTTGACGGGCCATGGATTGTTCCTCCTTGTGGATCAGATTTACCATTTAAGTTTAGTGGCGAGATTAGCTACACTATTTTGTTGCAAGATGGCAAGGTGATTATTTTTTTGATAGTTGTGGTCCAGTTCATAACACTGATAAAATTTGGGATAGTCATTGCGAAAGCGGTCAAATAACTGGCGTAGACGGACTTGGGTGTAGCCGCGATAGTCTAGTTCACTATAAAGATCGTATTTGTCATCGTTGGTGAAAAATTCTTCGGCAAGGTGTAGTTCTCGATCTAAAATGTATTGGCGGTCTTCCTCACGAAACTTAGTATTGCCTAACCACTCTTTGACGTTTTGTTCATGTTCTAAAGCTAAACGGAACTCACGACGTTTACCAAATTCAAATTGCGGCAGTTCGGCGACAAAGTAATCAATCGCTTTGACTAGATCATTAACATTCGGTTCATGTTGTTCAAAAAACTTGATGCGTTCCCATTCGGCTGAAGCGTGATCGAGTTGTTTGTTACGTAATAAGCGATTATCGCCGTAATTCAAATCAATCCGACTTTCAACCAAAGTATGATCAATAGCGTTAGTTAACAGGTCCATCCAGTGGTCGTAGCTATAGCCGTTCTCACTTAAGGTCATGGATAATCACCTCATTTCTTGATGCGACCAGCACCAACAAGGTGTGCTTGCCAGTAGGCGGTATTTAAGTTAGCGTAGCCAAGGGGATCGCCAGCATTATACATGCGCATATTACCGACATAGATGCCAACGTGGGTAATGTAATCTGAAGTTGCGTAAGTGCCTTTGAAAAATACTAAGTCACCGGCCTTGGAGTTTTTGATACTGATATGTTGGGTCACATTATATTGCGCTTGGGCGGTACGCGGGAGCTTAATACCAGCCTTGGCGTAAGCCCAACTGGTTAACCCAGAACAATCAAAACCTGTGGTTGGCGTTGAGCCGCCAAAAACATAGGGCGTGCCTTGGTATTTAAGTGCTTCGGTCATTATGGCTTTGACCGTTTTATCACTGAAGTTAGCCACAGTCGGGCTAAGATATTGGCTGACTAAACTTACATAGAACATATTGCCATAAGCGTAGCGCCAACCTTCATCAGAAACTGGATTGGTGTAAGTGACTTTTTTGCCGCCGGCCTTTTCTTTAGCGAAATCACTGGCTATTTGTAGCGAATATTTCTTACCATGCGTAGCCACATAATTAATAAAAGCGCCACCGAAGTTGTAACTTTGAATAGCTGTATTTAAATCAGTTTTGGTTGTTTTCATGGATTTGATTAAACTAGCAAAGTATTTCACGCCTTGTTTGATCGAAGCATCCGGCGATAAACTACTGGGAGCTTGGCCCAGTGATTCACTAGACTGCATGACATCGCTACCTTTACCGCCAGATTCAACTTGCATAATCGCGAGAATCACGGTTACTTGATCAGGAATACCAAACTCCTTGCAATATTTTTCAACGGTACTTTTGTACTTGAGTACTTCTGCGGAAAGGTTCATCGAATCAACCACTAACTCAGTAGAATCGCTACTATCATCGTCATCAGCTGTCATTGCCACTGAAAAGAACAACAAGCTAATGAGTATGATCGGCAAAACGGCTAGGCCTAACCATTTCTTATTCATCATGTTTTTGCCTTGGCTTGACCAGCAATTTACGGTGCATGGTTGTTTTATTGACAACGAGATTCAGTGGCTTGTCAGTTGTCGGTTTGAATTGCCGTTTCTCACCAGTTTTGGGTGCAGTCGTGAATGATTGTTTGGGCCGTGATGTTGGCTTTTCTATTGGTGTTTTAGTATGTGGTAGTTTAGTGGTACTGGGATCGCGTGGCTTTGGTTGCGTGACTGGAGAAACTGCCGACTTTTTCTTGATCGGATCAGAATTAGACGGTTGCCGTGGATTCTTTGGCGGATCAACCACTAATTTACGCCGTTGCATTTCTTCCCGACGTTTTTTAGCGGCCAGTTCGCGTTCTGATTGATTGTCTTGACGCTGATTTTTCAACCCATTTTTGAAATCACCAATACCTTTTTTAGCCGTTTCTTTACCTTGATGTAACCCATATTTTGTATTGGTTGGCAGATCCTTTAACTGTTCTTTGGTGTGTTTCGCAGTTGCGGCCATTTTCTTTTTGGTATCTAATGCAGCACCCACTTTTTTACCAGCACGGGTCATCTTGCTAGTGGTGGCATCGCGTTTATTGGGCTGTGGTCGTTTTGAATTACCTTTACCGGTTGCATCAGTACCAGTTTCAGTCTGCGGCTGTGGACGTGGTTTTAAACCGCGTGCGAGCATACCACCCATTGCGGCGTTGCCCATGACCTGCCGGATCAAACGGCTACTACTGCGGCGCAAGCGACTAGCACCAGCTTGGGAGTCAGAACTTTTAAGCTGCATCATGCCCATTAAATCGCCGAGCTTCATCCAGATGCCGGCAAAGATGACGATTTGGAGAAAGGCGACCAGAAAGAATGGGGTGGTGGTCGATAGCCCATAGATCATGGTGGAAAGGCAGAACGTCAATGTTAGGACAATAGTGACGCCAGCACGCATCATGATCGTATTGAATAGCCGCAAAACAGCCGTTTTCATTAAGCCGTTAAATCCTGGGATCATGGCTAAGAGACAACTGATCGGTAAGAAAATGGCGTAAATAATAAAGAGGATTTGACTAAATAACATCATCGCTGTGAGAAAGAAGACAAAAATGGTGATTGCGATATCGAAGATACACACAAAGGTGGTCACACCTAAACGTTGAATCGTTTTGACCGCTGATAGATTGTCGTTTTCTTTATCTTCAATTTCAGCCTTGACGATCTCTGTTCGATCTTTACCTTTGTTCTTGAACGGATCAGTTTTGACCAGTTTGTTGACGCGATCCTCGCCAACCTCCTTGAGATTAGAATCGCCAAACTGTAATAACGTCCACGGCTGTTTGACTTGAATGTTGAATAACGTTTCACGAATCGCATCAACCCCGTTTTTTGAGGTGGACTGTTTATTTTGCATGATCATTTTAGAACCAGTGTTTAAAGCTGAGGTACTCATATCGGCGGAAAATTGGTTGATCTTGCCAATATAGTCGGGTGAGTAGGCAATGAAGCTTGCCGACAGAATAAAAATCACGATAAAATTGGCTACCGCTGAGATGGCTTTGGAGGATTCACGTTTGATCAGGCCAGTATAGGCGACATACACGCCAAGCACTAATATCAGCAACAAAAGCATACCGGGATAAAAGCCGTCAGCGCTAAAGCCGTTTTTAGAAACCCCGGCGAGTAGTTGCATGTTTTTACCAATGGCATCGGTGGTATCTTTGATGAAATCTAGTGAGTAAGCTTGTTGAATCAGGTAACCCGTGGCGTAGGAGAGGTAGACGGAGATCAGCCACAGAAAATTGGTGATAGCATAAATAGCGTACATGACCGACTTGCCAATGCCGTCACCCCAGTTCCATGGCAACCAATCCCATGATGAATCGACGAAATAATCTAGTTGATAGTTATTGACTGGATATTTGGAAAATTCGTGTTTATTATTGACGGTTTCATCGACTAGGCCTGCTGCGTGGACACTTTGGAGAGAAGTAGCACTCACTAGCACCACGACTAGCACAAAGCCGATCAGTAATAAAAGTCGTTTTTTACGTACCGACATTTACTCACCTCCAGTTATCTGCGCTGGTGGGCGAGTGTCGAAGGCCTTGTATAGATGTTCAAAGATATAATCAAAGTGTAGGACACCGACGTGGCCCCAAATATCTTGAAATAAGCATTCACCATTATCCAGTGAACGTAGGCGGTGTTGATTACTTTCATCTTCGGCATCAAGCCCAAAGAAAGTGAGGGTGTTTTTGATTTCATTAATATCGGTCGAACGAAAGGCAAATTTCATACCGATATTATTTTTCATCTTTTCGTCTAGAAGATCATTAGCGTTTTGCGTGACTAGATAAACCCCAGCATTCATTGAACGGCCTTCACGGATCAACTTCATAGAAAGAGCTTTACCTTGCGCTACATTCAAAAATGCCCAAGCTTCATCGAGATCGACAATTTTAAATTGCGAACGATCGGCATGGATAAAGTCGATGGCGAAAGTCGAGATGATCATCAACATGGCGACGGATAACATTTCCGCGGTGATGTATTCATCTTGCGTTTTGTCCGCATCAGGCAGGACCAAATCGGCAATTTGAATGATATTGATTTTGCGGTCCAAGGCGATCGAACGGCGAGTGGAGCCATCTGAAAAGAGTAAGGCGGCAAAATCATAATCGGTGAACGATTCAATATGATCAGCGATATTGTTGGCAATCGGGGTCCCTTCGCGGCGCAGTTCAGTGATCACTTTCAATAATCCGGGTTGCGGATCAAGGGTGACGTTGCGAATCGCTTTACGTAAAGTCGGAAACCGTTCGGCATCACGACTAGAGATTCCCGTTAAAAAGGTGAGTGTATCGACCGCCAGACTTTCAGAATCTTTTGGATTACTGAGAATGATATAAGGATCAAGTAAACCGCGATTCGCTTCTTCGCTGGTCAGGTTAACGATGTTAATATCGTCTTGCATGAAGTCTAAATTTTTCGCCCAATCAGTTCGTTCCGATTTTGGATCAAGTATCAAAGCTTGTGCGCCATAGAGTACGGCGTAGTAAACGAGTAAGTTATTAGAAAATGATTTACCACCGCCAAGTGAACCAAGGAAAGCGGCCGAAAGAGCATTGGTCACTGTTCCCTTTAAGCCTTGCGCGGCTAAGTCAGGTTTGATGAAAACATTGCGGCCGGTATCCACGTTGTAGCCCACATAAATTCCTTCGCGTTCTCCTAAAGCTTGAGTAGCACCAAAGCCTAATGAGGCAATGAAATCACTAGTCACGTATTGAATGTAGTCATTCATGTAGCGCTTTGAAGCGGGCATGAACTCGCTGTGTAGCCCCAGCATATCGCCGAACGGGCGAACCAATTTAATATTCAATGAATCATAGAAATCGAGGACTTGATCAGCGCGCTTTTTCATTTCATCGTAGCTTTTTCCACTGACGCGAATGACATAGGAAATTTTGTACATCGCGTCTTTAGTTTGATCAAGCTCAGCCTCCAAGTCGTCAACGGAATCAAGGGCATCGGCGACACCGCGAGTGGTTTCGTTATTAGATTCATAGGCGTGGTTATCTAAATCTTTCAATTCTTTCTTTTTGTTACGCACCTTAGTTAGTGCCTTTTTGTTAGTCACAATTTCCACATTCAGTGAGGTATCAATGGGAAAATCGAATTGTTGTTGCTGGAAGTAGAAAATCTCACTACCGGGAAAATCTAATTCACCAACAATATCGGATAAGGCCATATAGGTGACATAGGATTCGGTGAAACCGTGGGTGATGATCAAGTAACGCTGCTTTTGTTCAATCAACGAACGCGTTGGCTTGATCAAGTCATATTTTTTGATTACCGTATCTTGTTCATTTTTTTGTCGTGGCAGGTGGTATTGGTAGTCTTCATAATCTTGCCCTGACATACCGTAAAGATGTTCTAACAAGTAACCAAAGTCATCTTTAATCAACGGTCGAATTTTAAACCGGCGACTGACTTTATCGGCAAGGAAGCGGGCGACTTTACGAAAACGATCAACTTCGCTGTTGTTCATGACCATGAAGTCACCGGTGTATTTTTCATTGAATTCATGAAGAAAATCCTGAATGCCAAGCATGATATCATGCCAAACGCCTTTAGCGGATAACTCGCGGTCGTTTAACAGCAGTTTAAAACCAATAAAAAAACGATAATCAACTTGATTATCGCCAATATTGTCGATCAACGCGGCGGCTTGACCGTCAATATGCGTATCGGCAATACTTTTTAAATTTCCTTTGACCGTGGCTTTGGAACGGCGCATCGTGTCTTTGATACTGGATTCGGTGGCAAGTTGTAAGAGATGCAGTTTACCGTCACGGTTTTGTGAGATCAACTGACGGAAATTTTCGTGGACTTCCGCTTTTTGATCAGGTGAGAGAAAAGAGTAATTATAGGGGACGAGTTCGTAATAGGCGAAGCATTCGCCATCACGATTAAACACTAAATTGTCTTCGATATATTTTATGGGAAACTTCACTGGTTGAACCTCCTTACGTGGGTGATGTGGTCAAGGGCATGGGCTTTAACGGGTTTGACTGGCCGTCCGGAAAACGTGATCTTCTGGGCGGTAAAATAAGTGATCACCGAGCGAAGAAAACCTAGTGGCCGTTTGTTATCAAAAGTCTTTTGACTCATGAACCAAGTAATGGCTGCTGGAATACCGAGATATTTTAGGAACGCGCCATCAATAAAACTTAGTGGTGGTACATCGCCCAGCAACATGACCAAAAATAGCGCAACGATGAACCAAGTCATTTGCGTGAACGTGACGGGGAATGGTAGATTAACATCATTGATCGCGTAGAGCACTTTTTCCACTGACCAAATGCTGGTGTAACTACGAATCTTTTTCATAAGTGACCTCCTTTCATTGGGGTAAAGAGGACTGATCCATTTGCTAGACCAGTCCCCGGGAAGAATCTTAGTTTGCGTATTCATAAATAGCGCTGTTGGTAACCAAGTAATTACCTTCAATTTCTATATCGCGACCCAGTGCTTCAAAGTCGAGGTAAGCGATGACTTGATCTGGAAGGTCACCGAAAATTGCACCAGATTCCACAGCATCTTGAGCTAGCTCGGCCATATCTGAAACACCCTTATAGATAACGATATCCTCAGCGTTTTCAGCTAGTTCTTCAATATCACGGAACCATTCGCCAATCAAGGCACTAACGTCAGCACCAAAATCATATTCTTCAAGCCGTTCTAAAGCAGCATACTTACGATTGATCTCGTCTATTGAATCAAAGCGATCAATTTCAAAAGGTGCTTCGTAATCATGGATCGCGTACTCTTCACTGTCATTTTTCAATTCCAGCTGTTCGGCAATGGCATCAGGGTATAACGGTGGGGTGAACCATTTACCTGTGGTCTTGCCTTGATTGTAATAACCTAAGTTGACGATAAAAACGCGTACCGTTTCCATTTAGCTACCTCTTTTCTTGCAGTAATTAGGCACCAACAACACGATTGAATAAGTTCAATAGCACATCTTTAACGCCGGCGGTATTAAATACCAGCCCCACAGCGATCAATGCAATGATCAGAAAGCCGATCAGTTTAGAAAATTCACGTTTAAAGCCTAAGAAAACACCGATCACGGCAATTGCCATCAGCACTAAAGACTGGGCGTTGCTAGTGAACCAGTTGAAGAGATTTTGTCCGAAGTTCATAGAAGTTCATCCTTTCATTTAGAAAATATAGTCAGATTAAGATTGTTATGAATAACTCCATTATGGATTGCACGTTTTTTGACAGGGTAACGCACGACCATTCTTAGATGATTTATTTATGTTGATCACTCAATAGTTGAAACCGCGATACAATAGCTTTGATAATCGGTACCGTCACACTATTACCGGCTTGCTTATAAAGTTGTGCGTCAGATAGGCCAGAGTCCTTGGCTTTATAAAATACTTCATCAGGAAAACCTTGTAGGCGCCAGTATTCAAGTGGCGTTAAACGACGGATACGTAATGCTTGATCAACAACTGCTTCACTGCCATCAGTTAGTAAAGTGTGCGCTTTTTTATGAGCAACGCGGCCACGTCGAGTTTGACTAGTGGGATAGGTTAGACTGATGCCATCACCACTATGCGCATTAGTGTAACCACGATGAGTGGCATCTGATACCTTGAGTGATTTTTGTGTTGGTGTGATGATCTTTGTTCTAATGCCAGAGGTTGCAACCAGAGTTGGTGCGATACCATCAGGGTCATAAACGCGTTCATATTGATGCGTCACAGTTGGATTGACTTGAGCTAGTCCTTTAGTAGTCGTTGTTCCATTGTCTGGGATAGGAAATACTTGTCGCTGACGTTTTGTTCTAAGATGTCCGACAATGAATAAACGCTCGCGGTGTTGGGGAACGAGGGCGGCAGAATCGAGAACTGACCATTCAACGTCATACCCCAATTGGTCCAATTCAATTTGCACTCTAAGGAAGTCAAGTCCGCCGTTAATACTAAGAAGGTTTTTAACGTTCTCAATAAATAGAATTGTGGGTCGGCGATTATCGGGTAGCTGCTTAATAAGGTTTGTAACTGTGAAGAACAGACTTGAACGATGGCCTGTGGTGAATCCTCGCAATTTTCCAGCAAGGCTGATGTCTTGGCATGGAAATCCGAAGCACCAAATATCTGCGGTTGGAAGTTCAGTAATTCTAACTGTTGTGATGTCATGGGCAGTCCATTCTCCTTTGATATCAAAAATTGCTTCGTAGCTTTTACGCGAAAATTTATCTATTTCGCAATAGCCAACACAAGTGTGCCCGGCTTGTTCCATCCCAAGCCTAAAACCACCAATGCCAGAAAATAGGTCTAAAAATTTCATGATGATACCTCAAAATTCAAAAATATTTGCGGGAAGATTTAATGGTTAGTAGCGGCCAACCGGTTTTAGCCGAGACCTGATAGAGCAATTGCAATAACTCTTCGCTTTTAATTGGATTACCGTACACGTCTAAAATCGGCGCCGGCCAATGCACAGAAAAACGCCAATCAATATAGCTGGTTGGCGTTAGATACTTATCTAGTTCATGTAATTGTAGAAAATTGGGATCTTCGATAACACCGACCAATTGTAATCGGTAGTAATAAACATTGAAAATATAGTCTTTGATTCCAGCGGGAAAGGTGGCAAGTGGCTTATTCAGTTCCTTGGTCGTTTTCAAAATAATCACCTCCAACTTCACTAATACCAAGGGTTTGTTGTTCAAGTATCGTTTGATGCTTTTGCTTTAATTCGGTGTTCTTGATTATAGCCATCGTGCTGTTATTACCGTTATAGCCGTCAATGTTCAGCAGAACTTTAAGGGTTGGAGCAACTTGCTTTTTTATCCAAGCGCGAGTGCGGCGAAGATCAAAGGGCTCGGGATCAAGGGTCAGTCGTAGTGGCTGCCTACCTTTGCCACAAAAAACTGTCCAGGTTGGATTAAGCGGCCATTTAGCCCGATCTTTATTTTTGCCTCGATTAACAAAACGAATATAGCGAGTAATAATGCCAAAAGCAGTTCGCTCAACATCACGATAGGCAAGTAAATCTTCAATAGCTATCTTGGCGCGATCATTTTTCAAACGTATTTCAAAGCGGTTTTTGATTCCGACCGTTTGATAGTCAGTACCAAACTTATGTTGTTGTTCCGCTTCTTTTTCATAGATACAGAAGTAAATATCACTTTTCATCGAACCAACGTATAAACTCGCACCATGATCTTCGGCTTGTTCATCAGTCATGGCACCAGATTTTAGGCCTTCAAATCGACGCATTACCGAAATACATTCATTTTTCTCACATTTGGTAATGAGTTCAGGAATACTGAGGAGACCAGCGTGATCATTAATAGCTAAATCAATTCGTTTAAAAACGGCTTTAAGTTCTAAACACCTTCGAAAAAAGTCAAACCAAGTTTCATCATTAGCCAATAGGACTCCTTCAAACTCACGGCACCCTTGGCCTTTAAGTTCTAATAGTGTACCAATTTTTTCGGTTGGGGTAGAGGCCATCACTTGGATATTGCTAAAAACATAGCTAGTGGAATAACCATATAATCCCCAGTCATTGAATAGCATGAAATCCATTTTTAGATTGAGCACCTTTTCAATCAAGGTCTCCACATCATGAGTGGGGAAGCGAATACGCACATAATCAAAATTGAGTGTTAATTCTGGATCTTCACCCCAGTGAGCTAATACATAGTCAATTTGCATTTGTAAAGAACTACTTGGACTCCGCGTGCCGTTTTCTAAACGTTGGACGTGTCTCACTGTAATCCCGATGCGTCGAGCTAAAGTTGTTTGCGTGATATTCAGTTGCTTACGCTTAGTCCGTATTTGTTCACGCCAAATCGGCATTGAATCAACTCCTTTCTTTTCAAAATACAAAAAGGCGACCTTACACAAGCTGGTCGTCTTTAGGTAAAGCTATTAAGTTGTAGTTACGGCAACGTTTCTACGCTATTTTCGGCCGTGACGTATCAGTTTTCTACCCCCGTGTTACATACCGGGGGTTGATGCGGCCGGCTTGCGCCGACCGCCGCCTCCGCTCGCGCTTTTCGCGCTGCACAGCACGGCGGGGCGAATCAGTCTAAGGTTATTGTTATATCAAAAAAAGTGTTACAATTTTTACTATATATTATAAAATTAGGTGAGGCGAATGTTATGGCCGAGAAAAAAACATTATTCATTATAGGAAATGGTTTTGATTTAGCACTTGGTATGCAATCAACCTTCAAAGAATTTGGTATTTATCGCCGTAAACAGTTAGAAAATGTTAAACTTTCAGATTGGACAATAATTGATCTTGCTCTGGAGACCCATACCTATGGTGGATGGGGAAAACAAGAACAAAATGACAATTGGGATTGGTGGAACTTTGAAAAATTTTTAAAAGATTCCGTCCTTGATGTAATATATAATCAAGATTTTTTGGGATTAATTTCTGGTAGAGGTATTGAATCCAAAAAGGAAGACGAAGAGAAAATCATTTCGGCAATGGATGAAGTGGGCATTGTATTATCACGTGATGAATTTCTATTAAGAAATACGGATGGTCTGGATGCTGAGCTAGTTGTTAACCTTAATAAATTGTTGGCTATTACTCCTGACAACTTAGATCATGTGAGTAATGGTTATTTTTGGCAATTACTATTGTTGTATCGAGTGAATAAATTTTATACAGAAAAGTCATCTCGATTGGACCTTTTTAATCCGTATTTTTTGCATACTGGTGATGTTAAGACCTCACAGACTATAAAAATGGATAATATCAGTGATCCTGAAAAAGATCTGCAAATTCCCGGGATATTTCCTAGTTTTTA
This genomic window from Lactobacillus sp. CBA3606 contains:
- a CDS encoding replication initiation factor domain-containing protein, with translation MPIWREQIRTKRKQLNITQTTLARRIGITVRHVQRLENGTRSPSSSLQMQIDYVLAHWGEDPELTLNFDYVRIRFPTHDVETLIEKVLNLKMDFMLFNDWGLYGYSTSYVFSNIQVMASTPTEKIGTLLELKGQGCREFEGVLLANDETWFDFFRRCLELKAVFKRIDLAINDHAGLLSIPELITKCEKNECISVMRRFEGLKSGAMTDEQAEDHGASLYVGSMKSDIYFCIYEKEAEQQHKFGTDYQTVGIKNRFEIRLKNDRAKIAIEDLLAYRDVERTAFGIITRYIRFVNRGKNKDRAKWPLNPTWTVFCGKGRQPLRLTLDPEPFDLRRTRAWIKKQVAPTLKVLLNIDGYNGNNSTMAIIKNTELKQKHQTILEQQTLGISEVGGDYFENDQGTE